A genomic window from Litoreibacter janthinus includes:
- the recQ gene encoding DNA helicase RecQ, translating into MQDPQKLLAEIFGFDEFRPGQREIVNAVCEGRNTLAIMPTGGGKSLCFQLPALAREGLTVVISPLIALMRDQVRALKAAGVQAGALTSGNTEEETDLVFDALQSGTLKLLYIAPERLASSGTRDMLGRANCTMIAVDEAHCVSQWGHDFRPDYLRIGELRRALDVPLAAFTATADAETREEIVTRLFDGVPPETFMQGFDRPNLNLSFEVKDGPRRQILDFANARKGQSGIVYCGTRAKTETLAQALREAGHSACHYHGGMDPEERREVERRFSQEDGLVVVATIAFGMGVDKPDIRWVAHADLPKSIEGYYQEIGRAGRDGTPADTLTLYGPDDIRFRRQQIDEGLAPDDRKAADHARLNALLGLAEALECRRKPLLEYFGDTDITCGNCDLCEKAPETFDGTVAVRKALSAILRTGEYFGAGHLIDILLGNSTDKVQARGHDQLPTFGIGGEYDKRGWQAVFRQMMGRDLIRPDPSRHGAFRMTQAARPILRDEATITLRKDTIKKGANRPAIKTLVSDEDAPLLSALKAKRRAFAEAARVPAYVIFNDKTLIEMAETRPATLDDFARISGVGAKKLESFGAAFLEVINGAPTPELHPTRRKLAGRDSGALYDQLVEAQTNLARGPEGYDKPLSCSSSLIAKVAEVKPSDTNSMVRLLGDRRAERFGEAFLNVLRAS; encoded by the coding sequence ATGCAAGACCCGCAAAAGCTGCTGGCCGAGATTTTCGGATTCGACGAGTTTCGCCCCGGTCAGCGCGAAATCGTGAATGCCGTCTGCGAAGGCAGAAACACCCTCGCCATCATGCCAACCGGTGGTGGCAAATCGCTGTGCTTCCAGCTTCCCGCTCTCGCCCGCGAAGGATTGACCGTCGTCATTTCCCCGCTGATCGCCCTGATGCGGGATCAAGTGCGCGCGCTAAAAGCTGCGGGTGTGCAGGCCGGTGCCCTGACCTCTGGAAACACCGAAGAAGAAACAGATCTGGTCTTCGACGCGTTGCAATCTGGCACGTTGAAACTGCTCTACATTGCACCCGAACGCCTTGCGTCCTCCGGCACGCGCGACATGCTTGGCCGTGCGAACTGTACCATGATTGCCGTCGACGAAGCGCATTGCGTCAGCCAATGGGGCCACGACTTCCGACCGGACTACCTACGCATCGGCGAGTTGCGCCGCGCCTTGGATGTGCCGTTGGCTGCGTTTACGGCGACGGCCGACGCCGAAACCCGAGAAGAGATCGTCACCCGTTTGTTTGATGGCGTGCCTCCGGAAACGTTTATGCAAGGCTTCGACCGTCCCAACCTAAACCTTTCGTTCGAGGTCAAAGACGGTCCACGTCGCCAGATTCTGGACTTCGCCAACGCACGCAAGGGTCAGTCCGGCATTGTCTATTGCGGCACCCGTGCAAAGACCGAGACATTGGCACAGGCCCTACGCGAGGCTGGACACTCGGCCTGCCACTACCACGGCGGTATGGACCCCGAAGAACGCCGCGAGGTGGAGCGTCGGTTTTCGCAAGAAGATGGCCTCGTCGTTGTCGCGACGATCGCATTCGGGATGGGCGTCGACAAACCCGATATCCGCTGGGTCGCCCATGCTGACCTGCCCAAATCCATCGAAGGCTACTACCAAGAAATCGGTCGCGCGGGTCGCGATGGCACGCCTGCAGATACGCTGACACTTTACGGGCCAGACGACATCCGCTTCCGCCGCCAGCAGATCGACGAGGGCCTTGCCCCCGACGACCGCAAAGCCGCCGACCACGCCCGCCTGAACGCGCTATTGGGGCTGGCCGAAGCACTGGAGTGCCGTCGCAAGCCGTTACTTGAGTACTTTGGTGATACGGACATCACTTGCGGTAACTGCGACCTGTGCGAAAAGGCTCCAGAAACCTTCGACGGCACCGTGGCTGTCCGCAAAGCGCTGTCAGCGATCCTGCGCACTGGCGAATACTTCGGCGCAGGCCATTTGATCGACATCTTGTTGGGCAATTCAACCGACAAAGTGCAAGCCCGCGGCCACGACCAGCTGCCCACGTTTGGCATTGGCGGCGAATACGACAAACGCGGCTGGCAAGCTGTGTTCCGGCAGATGATGGGCCGCGACTTGATCCGGCCAGATCCGTCGCGCCACGGCGCTTTCCGAATGACCCAAGCTGCCCGTCCGATCCTGCGTGACGAGGCAACGATTACTCTGCGCAAAGACACCATCAAGAAGGGCGCGAACCGCCCAGCAATCAAAACGCTGGTCTCAGATGAGGACGCCCCGCTGCTCTCCGCCCTCAAGGCGAAACGTCGCGCCTTCGCAGAGGCCGCGCGCGTGCCAGCCTACGTAATTTTCAATGACAAGACGCTGATCGAGATGGCGGAAACACGCCCCGCGACCCTAGACGATTTCGCCCGCATTTCCGGTGTTGGCGCGAAAAAGCTGGAAAGTTTCGGCGCGGCCTTCCTTGAAGTCATCAACGGAGCACCGACGCCAGAGCTTCACCCGACCCGCCGCAAGCTGGCAGGTCGCGACAGCGGGGCGCTATATGACCAACTGGTCGAAGCGCAAACCAACCTCGCACGCGGGCCAGAAGGTTACGACAAACCACTAAGCTGTTCCTCCTCATTGATCGCAAAGGTGGCGGAAGTTAAGCCAAGTGACACAAACTCGATGGTCCGCCTTCTGGGTGACCGCCGTGCGGAGCGTTTCGGCGAGGCATTTCTAAATGTGCTTCGCGCCTCTTGA
- the yaaA gene encoding peroxide stress protein YaaA — MLTVISPAKKLDMSAVDVTPTLPEFQADANQLAAVARDLSVDDLRKLMHISENLAVLNRDRFRAFAKASTPDNAKAAMYIFAGDTYTGLEAKSLDAEEVAFAQDHLRILSGLYGLLKPLDAIQAYRLEMGSRLRTSRGKSLYEFWGSTISEALNKQAQEMQTDTLVNCASQEYFGVVKPDALTLNVVTPQFYEDKPGGPKIVSFFAKQARGAMARFIIQNRLTNPEHLRDFDIGGYAYQPEQSTPDRPVFLRAEAAAQVFKEAS, encoded by the coding sequence ATGTTAACAGTGATTTCGCCCGCCAAGAAACTGGATATGTCCGCCGTGGACGTAACCCCGACCCTGCCGGAGTTTCAGGCCGACGCAAATCAACTGGCGGCTGTGGCGCGCGATCTGTCCGTGGACGACCTGCGCAAACTGATGCACATCTCGGAAAATCTGGCGGTGTTGAATCGTGACCGTTTCCGTGCCTTCGCCAAGGCCAGTACGCCAGACAACGCCAAAGCCGCGATGTATATCTTCGCGGGCGACACCTACACCGGTCTCGAGGCCAAGAGCCTTGATGCGGAAGAGGTTGCCTTTGCCCAAGATCACCTGCGCATTCTGTCCGGCCTGTACGGTTTGCTGAAACCGCTGGACGCGATCCAAGCCTACCGGCTGGAGATGGGCAGCCGCCTTAGGACTTCGCGCGGAAAGTCGCTCTATGAGTTTTGGGGAAGCACTATCAGCGAGGCCCTGAACAAGCAGGCGCAAGAGATGCAAACCGACACATTGGTGAACTGCGCAAGCCAAGAGTATTTTGGCGTTGTTAAACCCGACGCCTTGACGCTGAACGTGGTGACGCCGCAGTTCTATGAGGACAAACCCGGTGGGCCGAAGATCGTGAGCTTTTTTGCCAAGCAGGCGCGCGGGGCGATGGCGCGGTTCATCATCCAAAATCGACTGACGAATCCGGAGCATCTGCGCGATTTTGATATCGGCGGCTATGCCTACCAGCCCGAACAGTCCACACCAGATCGCCCCGTTTTCCTCCGCGCCGAAGCCGCTGCTCAGGTCTTCAAAGAAGCGTCGTAA
- a CDS encoding VOC family protein, with product MVFLTEDGDLERGFAVAGLGEVAIRCLDFPAMVAFYRDVIGLVPMEGEYSDSIAFFRIADGVAGHTTVLALFDKALGGSENMVEGGTTSTLHHLALSLPVDQQDAVRAWYDNLGQDYTVQDFDWAGWRGIFTRDPDGNTVELVAYDASLKT from the coding sequence ATGGTATTCTTGACGGAGGATGGTGATTTGGAACGAGGTTTTGCAGTGGCCGGATTAGGCGAAGTCGCCATCCGTTGCCTGGATTTCCCTGCCATGGTCGCATTTTATCGCGATGTGATTGGTCTGGTCCCGATGGAAGGCGAGTATTCAGACAGTATTGCCTTTTTCCGAATAGCCGACGGCGTCGCGGGCCACACTACAGTTTTAGCGCTATTCGATAAGGCGCTGGGCGGCTCAGAAAACATGGTTGAGGGCGGCACGACCTCCACACTACATCACTTGGCGTTAAGCCTGCCGGTGGATCAGCAAGACGCGGTACGCGCGTGGTATGACAATTTGGGGCAGGACTACACCGTTCAGGACTTCGACTGGGCCGGTTGGCGCGGGATCTTTACCCGCGACCCTGATGGCAATACCGTCGAGTTGGTGGCTTACGACGCTTCTTTGAAGACCTGA
- a CDS encoding FAD-binding protein: MSNTRRAFLLGTGALAGAYATRRYYTTADPSGRVLGGLTDDPLILNDASELSPTRVAKHLTLRDKFEAAQIDALRAELVDAKRAGRPVIASAARHSMGGQSMAVAGTTITMDHEWVEMDKTALTYRCGAGTRWSTIISKLDAEGFSPAVMQSNNDFGVASTYSVNAHGWPTPYSGMGSTVVSLRMMLADGTHISCSRDDNADIFFAAMGGYGLLGIITDMTIKMVANTRLQPTFEKMDAELFGPRFVQAVKGETGVQMAYGRLDVSKDRFFEGAMMITYRPTQDQSDLPPAPGSGFLSKAARSVFRAQLGSDSAKHRRWWFETGLGPWIGGGETTRNTLLNEPVITLDDRDDTRTDILHEYFIAPDKFAGWVSACREVIPSSYQELLNITLRYVAQDGESWLSYAPADRIACVMLFSQEKTHRGEEDMKRMTQELIDRTLDLGGSYYLPYRLHARQDQIIKAYPGLRPFVAKKRAMDPTNLFRHAMWDTYMARG, translated from the coding sequence ATGAGCAATACACGACGCGCATTCCTGCTCGGCACTGGCGCATTGGCGGGCGCATACGCGACGCGCCGCTACTATACGACCGCTGACCCGTCAGGTCGCGTATTGGGCGGCCTGACGGACGACCCGCTTATCCTGAACGATGCGTCCGAGTTGTCGCCGACGCGCGTCGCCAAGCACCTTACACTTAGGGACAAGTTCGAGGCAGCACAGATTGATGCACTTCGGGCTGAACTTGTGGACGCGAAGCGTGCCGGCCGACCTGTGATCGCCTCCGCCGCGCGGCATTCTATGGGCGGGCAAAGCATGGCCGTCGCAGGCACGACCATTACCATGGATCACGAATGGGTGGAGATGGACAAAACTGCGCTCACCTATCGGTGCGGTGCGGGCACCCGTTGGTCCACCATTATTTCCAAGTTGGATGCTGAGGGCTTTTCCCCAGCTGTCATGCAATCCAACAACGATTTCGGCGTGGCGTCTACCTATTCCGTCAACGCCCATGGCTGGCCCACGCCCTATTCGGGCATGGGGTCAACCGTCGTGTCGCTAAGGATGATGCTGGCTGATGGAACCCACATCAGCTGTTCGCGCGACGACAACGCCGACATCTTCTTCGCGGCGATGGGTGGCTACGGGCTACTTGGAATTATCACCGACATGACCATCAAAATGGTCGCGAATACCCGACTACAGCCGACGTTCGAGAAGATGGACGCAGAGCTATTCGGCCCTCGCTTCGTGCAGGCCGTCAAAGGCGAAACTGGTGTGCAAATGGCCTACGGACGGCTGGACGTCAGCAAAGACCGCTTTTTTGAGGGCGCAATGATGATCACCTACCGCCCCACCCAAGACCAAAGTGATCTACCTCCTGCTCCCGGCTCCGGCTTTCTCTCCAAAGCCGCGCGATCCGTATTTCGCGCGCAGCTTGGCTCCGACAGCGCCAAGCACCGGCGCTGGTGGTTTGAAACGGGTCTGGGTCCATGGATCGGTGGGGGTGAGACGACACGCAATACACTGTTAAACGAGCCGGTGATCACGCTCGATGATCGCGACGACACCCGCACAGACATTCTGCACGAGTATTTCATCGCCCCTGACAAGTTTGCAGGTTGGGTCAGCGCCTGTCGCGAGGTGATCCCGTCCAGCTATCAAGAGCTACTGAACATCACACTGCGCTACGTCGCTCAAGATGGTGAAAGCTGGCTTAGCTATGCGCCCGCTGATCGGATCGCCTGCGTGATGCTGTTCTCTCAGGAAAAGACCCATCGCGGCGAAGAAGACATGAAGCGAATGACGCAAGAACTGATCGACCGCACGCTGGACCTGGGTGGCAGCTACTACCTGCCCTATCGGCTTCATGCCCGCCAAGACCAGATCATCAAGGCCTATCCCGGCCTGCGCCCATTCGTGGCCAAAAAGCGCGCCATGGATCCCACCAACCTGTTCCGCCACGCGATGTGGGACACCTACATGGCACGAGGCTAA
- a CDS encoding DUF4383 domain-containing protein, with protein sequence MTTLRLITLGYFVSLMIAASLNYLPVAGIIDDQGYAFGIFALDVFDDLLHLASALWALAAALISHRASRIFLTYFGALYFADGLLGLATGSGFLDAGILIYGFYEYPSFLIKLAANVPHLALGGVALAAAYFGRK encoded by the coding sequence ATGACCACATTGCGGCTTATCACTTTAGGGTACTTCGTCTCACTGATGATTGCGGCGTCGCTGAACTACCTGCCTGTCGCCGGTATCATTGACGACCAAGGATACGCGTTTGGCATTTTCGCTCTGGATGTTTTCGATGATCTGCTGCATCTGGCCTCCGCTTTGTGGGCATTGGCAGCCGCACTTATATCGCACCGCGCCAGCCGCATTTTCCTGACATATTTCGGCGCACTCTACTTTGCCGACGGGCTGCTTGGACTCGCCACCGGTTCGGGCTTTCTGGACGCGGGGATTTTGATTTACGGTTTCTATGAGTATCCCAGCTTCTTGATAAAGCTGGCCGCCAACGTCCCGCACCTGGCGCTTGGGGGTGTAGCCTTAGCCGCCGCCTATTTCGGGCGCAAATGA
- the typA gene encoding translational GTPase TypA yields the protein MDLRNIAIIAHVDHGKTTLVDEMLKQSGSFRENQAVAERAMDSNDLERERGITILAKATSVEWKGIRLNIVDTPGHADFGGEVERILSMVDGVVLLVDAAEGPMPQTKFVTSKALALGLRPIVVLNKVDKSDAEPDRALDECFDLFANLGADDNQLDFPSMYASGRSGWADMELDGPRKDLSALLDLIVEHVPAPKQVEARDEPFRMLATTLGADPFIGRLLTGRVEAGTLKVGETVKALSRDGTKIEQFRATKILAARGLTQEPIDLAEAGDIVSLAGMTKATVADTICAVDVNEAIPAQPIDPPTITVTFGINDSPLAGKDGKKVQSRVIRDRLMKEAESNVAIKISDTPGGDAFEVAGRGELQMGVLIENMRREGFELSISRPQVLFQEIDGVRNEPIEEVTIDVDDEYSGVVIEKLTGVRKGEMTEMKPAGAGKTRIIAHVPSRGLIGYHGEFLTDTRGTGVLNRVFHEWAPHKGPIPGRRAGVLISMESGVSVAYAIFNLEDRGKFFIGAQENVYQGMIIGEHSRENDLEVNPLKGKKLTNVRASGTDEAVRLTTPVRMSLEEAIAYIDNDELVEVTPNAIRLRKRHLDPHERKRASRSA from the coding sequence ATGGACCTTCGCAATATTGCGATTATCGCTCACGTTGACCACGGTAAAACCACGCTGGTGGACGAAATGCTCAAGCAATCTGGCTCGTTCCGCGAGAACCAGGCTGTGGCCGAACGGGCCATGGACAGCAACGATCTGGAACGCGAACGCGGAATTACGATTCTTGCGAAAGCGACGTCGGTCGAATGGAAGGGCATCCGCCTGAACATCGTCGACACCCCAGGCCACGCCGATTTCGGCGGCGAGGTGGAGCGCATCCTGTCCATGGTGGACGGCGTTGTGCTGCTTGTGGACGCGGCTGAAGGCCCGATGCCACAGACAAAATTCGTGACCTCCAAAGCGTTGGCCTTGGGGCTGCGTCCGATCGTGGTTCTGAACAAAGTCGATAAAAGCGATGCAGAGCCGGATCGCGCTCTGGATGAATGCTTTGATTTGTTCGCCAACCTTGGTGCGGATGACAACCAGTTGGACTTCCCCTCCATGTACGCGTCCGGCCGGTCCGGCTGGGCCGATATGGAACTTGACGGTCCGCGCAAAGACCTGTCCGCCCTGCTGGACCTGATCGTTGAGCATGTTCCCGCTCCCAAACAAGTTGAAGCTCGTGATGAGCCTTTCCGCATGCTGGCCACAACTCTTGGCGCTGATCCGTTCATCGGCCGCTTGCTGACAGGCCGTGTTGAAGCTGGCACCCTGAAAGTCGGCGAAACGGTCAAGGCCCTGTCGCGCGACGGAACGAAGATCGAGCAGTTCCGCGCCACAAAAATTCTGGCGGCCCGCGGCCTGACCCAAGAGCCAATTGATCTGGCGGAAGCAGGGGACATCGTTTCTTTGGCCGGTATGACCAAGGCGACTGTTGCAGACACGATCTGTGCGGTTGACGTGAACGAAGCAATTCCTGCGCAGCCGATTGACCCGCCGACCATCACTGTGACTTTCGGAATCAACGACAGTCCGCTTGCAGGTAAAGACGGCAAGAAGGTTCAGTCCCGCGTTATTCGCGATCGTCTGATGAAAGAAGCCGAGTCGAACGTTGCCATCAAGATCTCCGACACGCCTGGCGGTGACGCGTTTGAAGTTGCCGGTCGCGGCGAACTGCAAATGGGTGTTTTGATCGAGAACATGCGTCGGGAAGGGTTCGAGCTGTCGATTTCCCGCCCGCAGGTTTTGTTCCAAGAGATCGACGGTGTGCGTAACGAGCCAATCGAGGAAGTCACCATCGACGTGGATGATGAATACTCTGGCGTCGTGATCGAAAAGCTGACCGGTGTTCGCAAAGGCGAGATGACCGAGATGAAACCGGCAGGTGCTGGTAAGACCCGCATCATCGCGCATGTGCCGTCTCGCGGCCTGATCGGTTACCATGGCGAATTCCTGACGGATACGCGCGGCACCGGTGTGCTGAACCGCGTTTTCCACGAATGGGCGCCGCATAAAGGCCCGATCCCGGGCCGTCGTGCAGGTGTTCTGATCTCGATGGAAAGCGGCGTGTCCGTGGCATATGCGATCTTCAATCTTGAAGACCGCGGCAAGTTTTTCATCGGTGCTCAGGAAAATGTCTATCAAGGCATGATCATAGGCGAGCACTCTCGTGAGAACGATCTGGAAGTGAACCCGCTGAAAGGCAAGAAACTGACCAACGTGCGTGCCTCCGGTACGGACGAGGCAGTTCGCCTGACCACGCCCGTTCGCATGTCACTGGAAGAGGCGATTGCGTATATCGACAATGACGAACTGGTCGAGGTCACCCCGAATGCCATTCGTCTGCGCAAGCGGCACCTTGACCCGCACGAACGCAAGCGCGCTTCGCGTTCGGCCTAG
- a CDS encoding sensor histidine kinase codes for MKLQSLRARLIVIILVPLLLISIVAGGWQFRNATQRAEEIFDRGLLSAALAISRDIALSGGDALSPATRSLVSDTSGGELFYHVFAPDGVFVIGYATPPVLPHESSRDLTRPIYYNARYQGNDVRVLRFQDATTVGGLAGIYSITVWQKAEVRNSFVREVVTRSFAVIALLVMSAAMVVWFGVAVGLRPLLDLEDAIARRTPSELQPIRRHVPIEARGLVSTLNALLDRVSRRISSKDEFISNAAHQLRNPVAGVLALAEAVQYAPDSSAMKERSTELVKAAKEASRLTNQLLSFERAKGMDMASVGKVLNFEAVIRDALTRFGGQGADVAVSFECLAKSTAIFGDEIMLKESLLNLLNNAVVHGGHGLAHVQLKLWNADDNLMLTIADDGIGIPPDKHVQAIGRFSQAASGKGSGLGLPIAAKVIESHGGRLSLKEPKIGTLIEIVLPVAQVDEDA; via the coding sequence ATGAAGCTTCAGTCGCTACGTGCCCGCCTCATCGTGATTATCCTTGTGCCGCTGCTGCTGATTTCGATAGTCGCTGGGGGCTGGCAGTTTCGAAATGCCACACAGCGTGCGGAGGAGATTTTCGATCGCGGGTTACTTTCTGCTGCGCTGGCTATTTCTCGGGATATCGCGCTTTCAGGTGGAGATGCACTCAGCCCCGCGACACGTAGTTTGGTAAGTGACACCTCGGGGGGCGAGCTGTTCTACCATGTCTTTGCACCGGATGGCGTCTTCGTCATCGGTTATGCCACGCCGCCGGTGCTGCCGCACGAGTCGTCGCGCGATTTGACAAGGCCGATCTATTATAACGCGCGTTACCAAGGGAATGATGTTCGCGTTTTGCGATTTCAGGACGCCACAACAGTGGGCGGTCTGGCCGGTATCTATAGCATCACCGTTTGGCAAAAAGCGGAGGTGCGAAATAGCTTCGTGCGCGAAGTCGTCACGCGCTCTTTCGCGGTGATCGCTTTGTTGGTTATGTCTGCGGCCATGGTGGTTTGGTTCGGCGTTGCTGTCGGTTTACGACCTTTGCTTGATCTTGAAGACGCGATCGCGCGGCGCACACCTTCAGAATTGCAGCCGATCCGCAGACATGTGCCGATTGAGGCGCGCGGCCTCGTCTCTACGTTAAATGCATTGCTGGACCGCGTTTCGCGCAGGATTAGTTCCAAGGACGAGTTCATTTCCAACGCAGCGCACCAGCTTCGCAATCCAGTCGCCGGCGTGCTGGCGTTGGCGGAAGCCGTTCAGTACGCTCCAGACAGTTCAGCGATGAAGGAACGGAGCACCGAGCTTGTCAAAGCCGCCAAAGAGGCCAGCCGATTGACAAATCAGTTGCTGTCATTCGAGCGAGCCAAGGGCATGGACATGGCAAGTGTCGGCAAGGTGCTGAACTTTGAAGCTGTTATTCGCGACGCGCTCACGAGGTTTGGGGGGCAAGGTGCTGATGTGGCCGTTTCGTTTGAGTGTTTGGCGAAATCGACCGCCATTTTTGGTGATGAGATCATGCTGAAGGAATCGCTGCTCAATCTGCTGAACAACGCGGTCGTTCACGGCGGGCACGGACTCGCACATGTTCAACTCAAGCTTTGGAACGCAGATGACAATTTGATGCTGACAATCGCAGATGACGGAATTGGCATCCCTCCGGACAAGCACGTTCAGGCCATCGGGCGCTTTAGCCAAGCTGCATCGGGGAAAGGCAGCGGGCTTGGTTTGCCGATCGCGGCTAAAGTCATTGAAAGCCACGGAGGGCGGCTATCGTTGAAAGAACCCAAGATTGGCACCCTGATCGAGATCGTCCTGCCCGTCGCTCAGGTGGATGAGGATGCCTAG
- a CDS encoding response regulator transcription factor, with protein MRITLVEDNISLAKGIAYRLQDAGHAVDMLHDGLEAEVFLKDDASDLIILDINLPGQDGLALLKGLRQRGDMRPVILLTARAETEDRVIGLDAGADDYLIKPFEAAELEARVRALSRRRAVPQRQLQSFGQLTLDVGSRQLFAGDVEIDLPRRELSVIEALLSADGRLVSKNALLDHAYGVGADVEDKVVEVYISRLRQRLKPFGVKIKAQRGLGYQLLIETV; from the coding sequence ATGCGGATTACACTCGTTGAAGACAATATCAGCCTTGCAAAAGGTATCGCGTATCGCCTTCAGGACGCGGGGCACGCGGTTGATATGCTTCATGACGGGTTGGAGGCTGAAGTCTTTCTTAAGGACGACGCATCCGATCTGATCATCCTAGATATCAACCTGCCCGGGCAGGATGGTTTGGCGTTGCTGAAGGGCCTGCGGCAGCGCGGTGACATGCGGCCGGTCATACTATTGACGGCGCGCGCGGAAACAGAAGACCGCGTTATTGGTCTTGATGCGGGAGCAGATGACTATCTGATCAAACCGTTTGAAGCGGCAGAGCTAGAGGCGCGTGTGCGCGCGTTGTCGCGCCGCCGCGCGGTCCCACAACGCCAGCTGCAAAGTTTTGGCCAACTTACCTTAGATGTTGGATCGCGTCAGCTGTTTGCGGGCGATGTCGAGATTGACCTGCCGCGCCGCGAGTTGTCCGTTATTGAGGCGTTGCTAAGCGCCGATGGTCGCCTTGTGTCTAAGAACGCGCTGCTTGATCACGCCTACGGGGTCGGCGCGGATGTCGAGGATAAAGTTGTCGAGGTATATATCTCTCGGCTCAGGCAGCGATTGAAACCGTTTGGTGTGAAGATCAAAGCGCAGCGTGGTTTGGGGTATCAACTGTTGATTGAAACCGTGTGA
- a CDS encoding tricarboxylate transporter — translation MSTFKTTRRVAVSLIAAATATFALQAQAGGHGIDLKGKTVEWIIPFSETGGSAKWANFFAPLLSEALPGEPTVVVKFMPGAGSTKGANFFQETEFEDGTTIFGSSGSTQFPFLLGDPRVKYNYADWNVVLASGTGGVAYLPPELAAKMDGMNAAPLQGEDFIYGNQGATRLDLVPTLAWEMLGLNVESVMGIKGRGDGRLMFERGEANIDYQTSSSYLSGVTPLVEAGTAVPMMTWGALDDDGNIVRDPTFPDIPTFKEICEATDGCETSGEKWDAWKAFFIAGFPAQKMVFLPKGASADAIATYTAAFDAIKARPDFAEISGKRLGKYPQMTGAAAKKALDSGTKVTPEAKGFVVNWLQEKYGVSLN, via the coding sequence ATGTCCACTTTCAAAACCACGCGTCGCGTGGCTGTAAGCCTAATTGCAGCTGCAACCGCAACTTTCGCACTTCAAGCCCAAGCTGGCGGCCACGGCATTGATCTAAAGGGCAAAACTGTTGAATGGATCATCCCATTCTCGGAAACCGGCGGCTCCGCCAAATGGGCGAACTTCTTCGCGCCACTTCTGTCCGAAGCCCTTCCGGGCGAGCCAACCGTTGTCGTCAAGTTCATGCCAGGTGCAGGTTCGACAAAAGGCGCCAACTTCTTCCAAGAAACCGAGTTTGAAGATGGCACAACAATCTTCGGCTCTTCGGGCTCCACGCAATTCCCGTTTCTGCTGGGCGACCCGCGCGTAAAATACAACTACGCTGACTGGAATGTTGTTCTTGCTTCCGGCACTGGCGGCGTTGCTTACCTGCCCCCAGAATTGGCTGCAAAGATGGACGGGATGAATGCTGCCCCATTGCAGGGCGAGGATTTCATCTACGGCAACCAAGGCGCGACCCGTCTTGATCTGGTTCCAACGCTTGCGTGGGAAATGCTGGGTCTGAATGTCGAAAGCGTCATGGGCATCAAAGGTCGCGGCGATGGCCGTCTGATGTTTGAGCGTGGCGAAGCCAACATCGACTACCAAACTTCGTCTTCCTACCTGTCGGGCGTAACCCCGCTGGTCGAAGCTGGCACCGCGGTTCCAATGATGACTTGGGGCGCTTTGGATGACGATGGCAACATCGTGCGCGACCCGACTTTCCCAGATATCCCGACCTTCAAAGAGATCTGCGAAGCCACCGACGGCTGCGAGACCTCCGGCGAGAAATGGGACGCATGGAAAGCATTCTTCATCGCAGGCTTCCCTGCACAAAAGATGGTGTTCCTGCCAAAAGGTGCGTCTGCCGATGCAATCGCGACCTATACCGCCGCGTTTGACGCAATCAAGGCCCGCCCTGACTTCGCAGAAATCTCCGGCAAGCGTCTGGGCAAGTACCCTCAGATGACCGGTGCAGCTGCTAAAAAAGCGCTGGATAGCGGCACGAAAGTTACCCCAGAAGCCAAAGGTTTCGTGGTGAACTGGCTGCAAGAGAAGTACGGCGTTTCGCTGAACTAG